A stretch of the Psychroserpens sp. Hel_I_66 genome encodes the following:
- a CDS encoding OmpA family protein: MKNLSRLFFALLLVLSFNANAQDENNPWKIGIGANAVDLYPVGETAPRGEYFDEFFNAEDHWNMLPSLSSLSVSRYLSDGFTFTAAGTINEIDKIGDSSADDLSYYALDGTVSYSFRDLINGPGGWADPYLGVGGGYTWVDDIGAGTLNGTFGINFWFSDNIGLTAQTSYKHAFEDYLPKHWQHTVGLAIKFGGKDTDGDGIYDKDDACPDVPGLEAFNGCPDSDNDGIEDSKDDCPNQAGLAEFNGCPDGDSDGVADKDDDCPTVAGLKALNGCPDADGDGVADKDDECPNEKGPSANKGCPWPDTDGDGILDKDDKCPNEAGTVANNGCPEVKPTEEVMKQLNEYARTILFDTGKASIKKESDEVLAAMIAIFKEYPQANFSIDGHTDSVGSEKTNQLLSERRANSVMDHLVANGINPDRLTAKGYGEEFPIASNNTRNGRKNNRRVEVKLK; encoded by the coding sequence ATGAAAAATCTTAGCAGATTATTTTTCGCTTTGTTGCTAGTATTAAGCTTCAATGCAAATGCACAAGATGAAAACAATCCTTGGAAGATTGGAATTGGTGCTAATGCAGTTGATCTTTATCCTGTTGGAGAAACAGCTCCACGTGGTGAGTATTTTGATGAATTCTTCAATGCTGAAGATCACTGGAATATGTTACCATCGTTGTCTTCTCTTTCTGTATCGAGATACTTAAGTGATGGTTTTACTTTCACTGCTGCAGGAACTATTAACGAAATTGACAAGATTGGCGATTCAAGTGCTGATGATTTATCTTACTACGCTTTAGATGGTACTGTATCTTACAGCTTTAGAGATTTAATCAATGGTCCTGGTGGCTGGGCTGACCCTTACTTAGGAGTTGGTGGTGGTTACACTTGGGTTGATGATATTGGTGCAGGTACTTTAAATGGTACTTTTGGGATCAACTTTTGGTTCTCTGACAATATCGGTCTTACTGCTCAAACTTCATATAAGCATGCTTTTGAAGATTATCTTCCTAAGCACTGGCAACATACTGTTGGTTTAGCTATCAAATTTGGTGGTAAAGACACAGATGGTGACGGTATATACGATAAAGATGATGCTTGTCCAGATGTTCCTGGTTTAGAAGCTTTCAACGGATGTCCAGATTCTGATAACGATGGTATCGAAGATTCTAAAGATGATTGTCCTAACCAAGCTGGTTTAGCTGAGTTTAACGGTTGTCCTGATGGAGATAGCGATGGTGTTGCTGACAAGGATGACGATTGTCCTACAGTTGCTGGTTTAAAAGCTTTAAACGGTTGTCCTGATGCTGATGGTGATGGTGTTGCTGATAAAGATGATGAGTGTCCTAATGAAAAAGGTCCTTCTGCTAACAAAGGATGTCCTTGGCCAGATACAGATGGTGACGGTATCTTAGATAAAGATGATAAATGTCCTAACGAAGCTGGTACTGTTGCTAACAACGGTTGCCCTGAAGTTAAGCCAACTGAAGAAGTAATGAAGCAATTAAACGAGTATGCTAGAACTATTTTATTTGATACTGGTAAAGCTTCAATCAAAAAAGAATCTGACGAAGTATTAGCTGCAATGATAGCTATCTTTAAAGAATACCCACAAGCAAACTTCTCTATTGATGGTCATACTGATAGTGTAGGTTCTGAAAAGACTAATCAATTATTATCTGAAAGAAGAGCTAACTCTGTTATGGATCATTTGGTTGCAAATGGAATCAACCCAGACAGATTA